A section of the Clostridium sp. TW13 genome encodes:
- a CDS encoding efflux RND transporter periplasmic adaptor subunit, whose protein sequence is MKKKVISVILAVVLIAGGIGAATYFYKKSNKSNVSAVQYTSIKVTKGSLENAITGSGSVESANVYTIRSGYKDTISEIDVSNNSIVNAGDTLIKLSSGNVITAGQAGIVSNLSLYVGENININQELMNITDNKTLTTKIQVDETDLPKIKSGQEATITLTAFPKETFKGKISQISNIGTYSNGVTTFDVTISFDDIKNIKIGMSTNAKIVIEKKDNVNMLPISTVKSNNRGKFVMVRDANGSVTMKNIETGISNETYVEVTKGLEEGDEVLIAKVATNTSNNSMKSMMQGAGGNRGSFGGSGYGRNGNGGTQKSGSSSK, encoded by the coding sequence GTGAAAAAGAAAGTAATTAGTGTAATTTTAGCAGTTGTACTTATAGCAGGAGGGATAGGAGCAGCTACTTATTTTTATAAAAAATCAAATAAGAGTAATGTTTCAGCTGTGCAATATACATCAATAAAGGTTACAAAAGGATCATTAGAGAATGCAATAACAGGTTCAGGTAGTGTGGAGTCAGCTAATGTGTACACTATAAGATCTGGTTATAAAGATACAATAAGTGAAATTGATGTTTCCAATAATTCTATTGTTAACGCAGGAGATACATTGATAAAACTAAGTAGTGGAAATGTAATAACAGCAGGACAAGCAGGGATTGTATCTAATTTAAGTCTTTATGTTGGTGAGAATATAAATATTAACCAAGAATTGATGAATATAACTGATAATAAGACGTTAACAACAAAAATACAAGTAGATGAAACTGATTTACCTAAGATAAAATCTGGGCAAGAAGCGACTATTACTTTGACAGCTTTTCCTAAAGAAACTTTTAAGGGAAAGATTTCTCAAATTAGTAACATTGGAACTTATAGTAATGGGGTAACTACCTTTGATGTTACAATATCTTTTGATGATATAAAGAATATAAAAATAGGAATGTCTACTAATGCAAAGATTGTTATTGAGAAAAAAGATAATGTGAATATGCTACCAATAAGTACAGTAAAGAGTAATAATAGAGGAAAGTTTGTAATGGTGAGAGATGCTAATGGCAGTGTAACTATGAAAAATATAGAAACAGGAATAAGTAACGAAACTTATGTGGAGGTAACAAAAGGACTTGAAGAAGGCGATGAAGTATTAATTGCAAAGGTTGCAACAAATACTAGCAACAATTCAATGAAATCTATGATGCAAGGTGCAGGTGGAAATAGAGGAAGCTTTGGTGGAAGTGGTTATGGAAGAAATGGAAATGGTGGAACACAAAAATCTGGTTCATCATCTAAATAG